One window from the genome of Candidatus Binataceae bacterium encodes:
- a CDS encoding sigma-70 family RNA polymerase sigma factor, which yields MRNDEDLMLAYAGGDGRAFDELFKRYGTRLFNFLLRASGDRAMAEDLFQATFLRLHQARKNYVAGTFKAFLFTIAANLLRDEKSRVEHRRQTTMDQEAIDVIPADHRIVDTDPMALTEATETSRVLQAAILRLPQGLREVLLLSRYQGLNGREIALALGISEGAVKVRLFRALAQLRAALCAPDKAAGQSGNE from the coding sequence GTGCGGAACGATGAGGACTTGATGCTCGCATACGCCGGCGGAGATGGCCGCGCTTTCGACGAGCTCTTCAAGAGATATGGCACCAGGCTGTTCAACTTTCTGCTCCGTGCAAGCGGGGATCGCGCGATGGCGGAGGATCTCTTTCAAGCCACGTTCCTGCGCCTGCACCAGGCGCGAAAGAACTATGTTGCGGGAACTTTCAAGGCCTTTCTGTTCACTATCGCGGCCAACCTGCTGAGAGACGAAAAGAGCCGGGTTGAACACCGGCGGCAAACGACCATGGACCAGGAAGCAATCGACGTGATTCCGGCAGACCATCGGATCGTGGATACCGATCCGATGGCTCTGACCGAGGCCACCGAAACCAGCAGGGTGCTACAAGCGGCAATTTTGCGACTGCCGCAGGGCCTGCGGGAGGTGCTGCTGCTCAGCCGATATCAAGGGCTCAACGGGCGTGAAATTGCCTTGGCGCTTGGCATTTCCGAAGGAGCGGTGAAGGTGCGGCTTTTCCGCGCGCTGGCGCAACTCCGCGCCGCCCTTTGCGCTCCAGACAAAGCTGCGGGTCAATCTGGCAATGAATAG